Proteins encoded within one genomic window of Dyadobacter chenhuakuii:
- a CDS encoding HNH endonuclease, whose product MGKVLVLNQDYSALSVCTVPKAFLLVYMNKAEMLAESPRHYLRTVNDQFPMPVVIRLNRYIHIPYRGVVMTRQNLFKRDSNRCQYCGTHDNLTLDHVIPKSRGGKTTWDNLATACKRCNSRKGDHTPEEVGMPLRQRPFRPSFLMFIRDFSGLADAEWLPYLGVKERSY is encoded by the coding sequence ATGGGTAAAGTACTGGTTCTTAATCAAGATTATAGTGCGTTAAGTGTTTGCACCGTTCCAAAGGCGTTTTTATTAGTCTACATGAACAAGGCCGAAATGCTGGCCGAATCGCCGAGACATTATCTCCGAACGGTCAACGATCAGTTTCCCATGCCCGTTGTCATCCGCCTCAACCGCTACATTCATATTCCATACAGAGGTGTCGTCATGACGAGGCAAAACCTTTTCAAGCGGGACAGTAACCGGTGCCAATATTGCGGAACACACGATAATCTCACACTAGACCACGTTATTCCCAAATCCAGAGGTGGCAAAACCACCTGGGATAACCTCGCCACTGCCTGCAAGCGCTGCAATTCAAGAAAAGGAGACCATACACCGGAAGAAGTAGGCATGCCACTTCGCCAGCGCCCTTTCCGTCCTTCGTTTTTAATGTTCATCAGGGATTTTTCCGGTTTGGCTGATGCAGAATGGCTTCCGTATCTGGGTGTTAAGGAAAGATCATATTAA
- the rpsA gene encoding 30S ribosomal protein S1, with product MSKENQHQPLPDFDWDKAADKGFGTGYSTADRDRFEQMYETTISPVQEKEVVKGIVVGITDREVILNIGFKSDGIVSSNEFRDLPGMKIGDEVEVYVENQEDAQGQLVLSRKKAKVITAWDNIQKSFDEDVVIDANVKRRTKGGLIVDIFGIEAFLPGSQIDVKPIRDFDIFVGKRMEVKVVKINYANDNVVVSHKILIEKDLEAQRQQILNNLEKGQVLEGVIKNMTNFGVFIDLGGVDGLLHITDISWGRINHPSDLLALDQKLNVVVLDFDEEKKRISLGLKQLQSHPWDSLAEEMQVGSKVTGRIVNVADYGAFLEIKPGVEGLIHVSEMSWSQHLRNPQEFMNVNDEISAVVLTLDRNERKMSLGIKQLTEDPWTQASLKDKYAIGTRHKGVVRNLTNFGLFIELEEGIDGLVHVSDLSWTKKIKHPSDFVKVNDELEVVVLELDADNRRLALGHKQLEENPWDTFESIFEVGSVHKSTIVAKGDKFATLELPYGIEGVSAIKNLTKEDGTVAEVGESLDFTVLEFLKDEKKIVLTHSKVTKAAPAPEEKKEDRPAKAQSSAPAKSAPSSDSTKEGEKSTFGDLSVLSALKEQMEESEKKGKK from the coding sequence ATGTCTAAGGAAAATCAACATCAACCTCTTCCTGATTTCGATTGGGATAAAGCAGCAGACAAAGGTTTCGGTACGGGTTATTCAACTGCTGACCGCGATCGTTTCGAACAAATGTATGAGACTACCATTTCTCCTGTTCAGGAAAAGGAAGTAGTAAAAGGTATTGTAGTAGGTATTACAGACCGTGAAGTGATCCTTAACATCGGTTTCAAATCTGATGGTATCGTATCTTCAAATGAATTCCGCGATTTGCCAGGAATGAAAATTGGCGACGAAGTGGAAGTTTACGTAGAAAACCAGGAAGACGCACAGGGTCAGCTTGTTCTTTCACGCAAAAAAGCAAAAGTTATTACTGCATGGGATAACATTCAGAAATCGTTTGACGAGGATGTGGTTATCGATGCTAACGTGAAGAGAAGAACTAAGGGTGGTCTTATTGTTGATATATTCGGCATCGAGGCTTTCTTGCCAGGTTCACAAATCGATGTTAAGCCTATCCGCGATTTCGACATTTTTGTTGGAAAGCGTATGGAGGTTAAAGTTGTTAAGATTAACTACGCAAATGATAACGTAGTTGTATCTCACAAAATATTGATCGAAAAAGATCTTGAAGCACAGCGTCAGCAAATCCTGAACAACCTTGAAAAAGGTCAGGTTCTGGAAGGCGTTATCAAGAACATGACAAACTTTGGTGTGTTCATTGACCTTGGTGGTGTAGATGGTCTTCTTCACATTACTGATATTTCATGGGGCCGTATCAACCACCCATCTGACCTGCTTGCGCTGGATCAGAAATTGAACGTGGTTGTGTTGGATTTCGACGAAGAGAAAAAACGTATTTCTCTTGGCTTGAAACAACTTCAGTCTCACCCATGGGATTCTCTTGCAGAAGAAATGCAGGTTGGATCAAAAGTTACAGGACGTATTGTTAATGTTGCTGATTACGGCGCATTCCTTGAAATCAAACCAGGTGTTGAAGGTTTGATCCACGTTTCTGAAATGTCATGGTCTCAGCACCTGCGCAATCCTCAGGAATTCATGAACGTAAATGACGAAATCAGTGCAGTAGTATTGACACTGGATCGTAACGAGCGTAAAATGTCTCTTGGTATTAAGCAATTGACTGAGGATCCTTGGACACAAGCTTCGTTGAAAGACAAGTATGCAATCGGAACACGTCACAAAGGAGTAGTTCGCAACCTTACTAACTTTGGCTTGTTCATCGAGCTAGAAGAAGGTATCGACGGTCTTGTTCACGTTTCTGACCTTTCATGGACTAAGAAAATCAAACATCCTTCTGACTTCGTGAAAGTAAATGACGAGCTTGAAGTTGTTGTTCTTGAACTGGATGCGGACAACCGTCGTCTGGCTCTTGGCCACAAACAACTTGAAGAAAACCCATGGGATACTTTCGAAAGCATCTTTGAAGTGGGTTCTGTTCATAAATCTACAATTGTTGCAAAAGGTGATAAATTCGCAACCCTTGAACTTCCTTACGGAATCGAAGGCGTTTCGGCTATCAAAAACCTGACGAAAGAAGATGGTACAGTGGCAGAAGTAGGTGAAAGCCTTGACTTCACTGTTCTTGAATTCCTGAAAGACGAAAAGAAAATCGTTCTTACGCATTCCAAAGTAACGAAAGCAGCGCCTGCTCCTGAGGAGAAAAAAGAAGACCGTCCTGCAAAGGCACAATCTTCTGCTCCTGCGAAAAGCGCTCCTTCTTCGGACTCAACAAAAGAAGGTGAGAAATCAACTTTCGGAGACCTGAGCGTTCTTTCAGCATTGAAAGAACAAATGGAAGAAAGCGAAAAGAAAGGAAAAAAGTAA
- a CDS encoding c-type cytochrome, whose amino-acid sequence MAILLSVPSLIYAQDSTAAAGAAPAAGAPAGGGDAAKGETLFKNNCAQCHAVTDERVVGPGLKGVSGRHDFAWLSKWVRNSQAVIASGDPYAVKIYNEYSKAQMTSFPNLSDDDIKGIFAYIDQAGTAAPAAAGAPAAGGAAAGGASSQGDGPSDLFVIVLAALVVVMLLVLGVLLVIVSLLSKAVSGEPGTTVEKGDFMSRLGNSLKRIASDPAIRSATIWIFVLLVLKATLDGAYSVGVQQGYAPKQPISFSHKLHAGEYKIDCNYCHTGVNRGKSAHIPSANICMNCHGVIKKESPEIQKIYTSIENNQPIEWVRVHNLPDLAYFNHAQHVNVGGLECQNCHGEVEKMEVIQQRSSLTMGWCIDCHRKTEVNTKDNKYYDKLVQLHAGESKEALKVADIGGLECSKCHY is encoded by the coding sequence GTGGCTATATTATTAAGTGTACCAAGCTTAATATATGCTCAGGACAGCACTGCTGCTGCGGGAGCTGCACCGGCTGCCGGTGCGCCAGCTGGCGGCGGAGATGCTGCCAAAGGCGAGACGCTTTTCAAAAATAACTGCGCGCAATGCCACGCCGTTACGGATGAACGTGTAGTTGGTCCGGGTCTTAAAGGAGTGAGCGGACGTCATGACTTTGCATGGCTTTCAAAATGGGTTCGCAATTCCCAGGCTGTCATCGCTTCCGGAGATCCTTATGCCGTTAAGATCTACAACGAGTATTCGAAAGCGCAAATGACAAGCTTTCCTAACTTATCAGACGATGATATAAAAGGAATCTTCGCTTATATTGATCAAGCTGGAACCGCTGCTCCTGCGGCTGCCGGAGCTCCTGCTGCTGGTGGCGCTGCTGCCGGTGGTGCTTCTTCACAAGGCGATGGTCCTTCTGATTTGTTTGTGATTGTGCTTGCGGCACTTGTAGTGGTAATGCTTCTGGTGCTTGGAGTTCTTTTAGTAATTGTATCATTGCTTTCCAAAGCAGTGAGCGGCGAGCCGGGAACAACGGTTGAAAAAGGGGATTTTATGAGTCGCCTGGGCAACTCGCTGAAAAGAATCGCTTCTGATCCTGCCATTCGTTCTGCTACTATCTGGATCTTTGTTCTGCTTGTTTTAAAAGCAACATTGGACGGTGCGTATAGTGTAGGTGTGCAACAAGGTTACGCACCAAAACAACCGATTTCATTCTCTCACAAGTTGCATGCAGGTGAATACAAGATTGACTGTAACTATTGCCATACCGGCGTAAACCGCGGTAAATCGGCACATATTCCTTCTGCTAACATTTGTATGAACTGCCACGGCGTCATCAAAAAGGAATCACCTGAAATTCAGAAAATTTATACTTCTATTGAAAACAACCAGCCTATCGAATGGGTAAGGGTGCATAACCTTCCTGATCTGGCCTATTTCAATCACGCTCAGCACGTTAACGTCGGCGGACTTGAATGCCAGAACTGTCACGGAGAGGTTGAGAAAATGGAAGTGATCCAGCAACGCTCATCCTTAACAATGGGATGGTGTATCGACTGTCACCGTAAAACGGAGGTTAATACAAAAGACAACAAGTACTACGATAAGTTGGTACAGCTGCATGCTGGTGAAAGCAAAGAAGCATTGAAAGTTGCTGATATAGGTGGGTTGGAATGTTCTAAATGCCACTATTAA
- a CDS encoding nuclear transport factor 2 family protein, with the protein MKKHAHMNRLRFVLTMISMFFFANSAFSQEYDPRIMSTVNALFDGMREGDSTKVRNAFALGSTMMSVPENPKDSIAIKKSSIDGFVKAVGKPHSEKWDEQIYKVNISVDGPMAIVWAPYKFFLGEKFSHCGVNVFTLIKIANTWKITSITDTRRKEGCL; encoded by the coding sequence ATGAAAAAGCATGCACACATGAACCGTCTGAGATTCGTCCTGACGATGATCTCAATGTTTTTCTTTGCAAACAGCGCATTCAGCCAGGAATATGATCCTCGCATTATGAGCACTGTAAATGCATTGTTTGACGGAATGCGCGAAGGAGACTCAACGAAAGTGCGAAATGCCTTTGCGCTAGGCAGCACAATGATGTCGGTGCCGGAAAATCCAAAGGATTCCATTGCGATTAAGAAAAGCTCAATCGACGGATTTGTTAAAGCCGTGGGTAAACCACATTCAGAAAAGTGGGATGAGCAGATTTATAAAGTGAACATTTCAGTAGATGGGCCAATGGCCATTGTGTGGGCTCCTTATAAATTCTTCCTGGGGGAGAAATTCTCACATTGCGGCGTGAATGTTTTCACATTGATAAAAATCGCTAATACCTGGAAAATAACCTCCATAACAGACACGCGAAGAAAAGAAGGCTGCTTATAA
- the accD gene encoding acetyl-CoA carboxylase, carboxyltransferase subunit beta has translation MSWFIRKEKGINTPTEMKREAPDGLWYQCSNCKKITPTREHKQNAFTCPHCNYHEKVGSDVYFNLLFDDNEFIELDENLMSGDPLHFVDTKAYPDRIKSTMQKTGLKDAVRTGHGKMNELDIVIACMDFNFIGGSMGSVVGEKIARAITYALEHKHPFLMISKSGGARMMEAGFSLMQMAKTSARLAQLSEAKIPYISLLTDPTTGGVTASYAMLGDFNISEPEALIGFAGPRVIRETIGKDLPKGFQSAEFVLEHGFLDFIVDRKDLKDKLTSLLTMLR, from the coding sequence ATGTCCTGGTTTATTCGTAAAGAGAAAGGTATTAATACACCCACCGAAATGAAGCGTGAAGCTCCTGACGGTTTATGGTACCAGTGTTCTAATTGTAAAAAAATTACGCCTACCAGAGAGCATAAGCAGAATGCGTTCACTTGTCCGCATTGCAATTATCACGAAAAGGTGGGTTCTGATGTTTATTTCAACCTGTTATTCGATGATAATGAGTTTATAGAGCTCGACGAAAATCTCATGTCGGGCGACCCGCTTCATTTTGTTGATACAAAAGCTTACCCCGACCGCATTAAGTCCACAATGCAGAAAACGGGTTTAAAAGATGCGGTCAGGACAGGTCACGGCAAGATGAATGAGCTGGACATTGTGATCGCTTGTATGGATTTCAATTTCATTGGCGGATCTATGGGTTCGGTTGTGGGGGAGAAGATCGCCCGTGCGATTACATATGCATTGGAGCACAAGCACCCGTTCCTGATGATCTCAAAATCGGGTGGAGCGCGGATGATGGAAGCTGGATTTTCACTGATGCAAATGGCAAAGACTTCTGCTCGTTTGGCACAACTATCGGAAGCAAAAATTCCATATATATCACTTTTGACGGATCCTACAACGGGCGGTGTTACTGCATCCTACGCAATGTTGGGCGACTTCAACATTTCAGAACCAGAAGCGTTGATCGGTTTTGCAGGCCCGCGCGTAATTCGTGAAACCATTGGTAAAGATTTGCCAAAAGGATTTCAAAGCGCTGAATTTGTTCTGGAACACGGCTTCCTGGATTTCATTGTGGACCGCAAAGACCTGAAAGATAAATTAACCAGCCTGCTTACCATGCTTCGTTGA
- a CDS encoding TAT-variant-translocated molybdopterin oxidoreductase, giving the protein MENTNKRYWRGLEELRNDEKFVKEARSEFSDGPTENQYESLVDGAGTHRRDFLKVLGFGMAAVSLAACEAPVKKAIPYVNKPEGEFPTIANWYASTYAEGGDYASILVKTREGRPVKIESNSLSKTSFGVSARAHASLLGLYDNEKLKGPKKGSDTKISWDAVDKEILDQLTKISAQGGAIRILSSTILSPSTKSVIADFTTKYPTTTHVMYDANSSSAILKGNELSFGKAVFPSYDFSKAKVIVGIDADFLGTWVSPDTFSAQFAETRRLGSDKEGKKEMSRHYQFEAILSVTGSNSDYRTAVKPSQLGLVAAALYNKVAAKLGGSPISTAAIDVPNLDKAAADLVAAKGQALVVSGINDASVQVVINALNGLLGSYGTTINLDKPANYRQGNDVAMNSLVDEVKGGKVAALILFGANPVYDHPRGAELAAALPQVSLSVSFNDRADETSSLLKYICPAPHYLESWNDAEPVAGSYSLGQPAISMIFSTRQAQVSLLKWAGLPTDYHEYVKAYWKKNVYTQGGTGDFEKFWIKSLHDGVYDVPATTAATGATFSGDLSAAAAGIAKKYKASTSGIELALFENVGLGNGFAANNPWLQELPEPVTKACWDNHACVSQKTAADLSLAQGDVVKVDIKGKAVEVPVIIQPGLANGTVAIAIGFGREKAGKSANGVGKNVYPLAAFADGYLTFAPGEVTVSKTGDTREIAQTQTHNTVMNRKSVLQETVLAHFQKDPMAGRFVPKIPTSDGVVDATDLSLWNGHKYKNHSWGMVIDLNTCFGCGSCVVSCQAENNIPVVGRQEVINAREMHWLRIDRYYSSDADVEDLRGLEIASENPEVTFQPMLCQHCNNAPCETVCPVLATTHSSEGLNQMTYNRCVGTRYCANNCPYKVRRFNWFKYFDNENFDYHFNNDLGKMVINPDVTVRSRGVIEKCSMCVHRIQEAKLTAKKERRRIVDGEVNVACASSCPTNAITFGDMNDPESRISKLLEVEKEGRAFHMLEEINVRPQISYLTKVRNKDAAAKAPEKKEHA; this is encoded by the coding sequence ATGGAAAATACTAATAAAAGATACTGGCGGGGACTAGAAGAGCTGCGGAACGACGAGAAATTTGTAAAAGAAGCGCGTTCTGAGTTTTCCGACGGTCCGACCGAAAACCAATACGAAAGTTTGGTAGATGGAGCCGGAACCCACCGCCGAGATTTTTTGAAAGTGCTGGGTTTTGGAATGGCTGCAGTATCATTGGCAGCTTGCGAAGCACCTGTAAAGAAAGCAATACCGTACGTTAATAAGCCTGAGGGCGAATTCCCAACCATAGCCAACTGGTACGCATCGACATACGCGGAAGGTGGCGATTACGCAAGTATTCTCGTTAAGACACGCGAAGGGCGCCCTGTTAAAATTGAAAGCAATTCACTTTCCAAAACATCTTTTGGTGTCAGCGCCCGCGCTCACGCTTCGCTTTTGGGATTATATGATAACGAAAAGTTAAAAGGCCCTAAAAAGGGTTCAGATACAAAAATTAGCTGGGATGCAGTTGATAAAGAGATCTTAGATCAACTTACTAAAATTTCAGCACAAGGCGGAGCGATCAGAATTCTTTCTTCTACGATTCTGAGCCCTTCTACAAAGTCGGTTATTGCCGATTTCACCACGAAATATCCTACGACTACGCATGTCATGTACGACGCTAACTCGTCGTCAGCGATTTTGAAAGGAAATGAGCTTTCATTTGGCAAAGCAGTTTTCCCATCTTATGATTTCAGCAAAGCAAAGGTTATCGTAGGCATTGACGCTGATTTCCTTGGAACCTGGGTTTCACCGGATACATTCTCGGCTCAGTTTGCAGAAACACGTAGACTAGGCAGTGACAAAGAAGGCAAGAAAGAAATGTCCCGTCATTACCAGTTTGAAGCGATTCTTTCTGTAACGGGTTCAAACTCAGATTATCGTACAGCAGTTAAGCCATCACAACTTGGTTTGGTGGCAGCTGCTCTTTATAATAAAGTAGCCGCCAAATTAGGTGGATCGCCTATTTCAACGGCTGCAATCGATGTTCCTAATCTTGATAAAGCAGCAGCTGATTTAGTAGCTGCAAAAGGACAGGCATTGGTTGTAAGTGGTATCAATGATGCATCTGTTCAAGTAGTTATCAATGCTTTGAACGGCTTGCTTGGAAGCTACGGAACGACCATTAACCTGGATAAGCCTGCTAATTATCGTCAAGGAAATGACGTGGCGATGAACAGTCTTGTTGACGAAGTGAAAGGCGGAAAAGTTGCGGCATTGATTTTATTTGGTGCTAATCCGGTTTACGATCACCCTCGCGGTGCAGAATTGGCAGCAGCTTTACCACAAGTTTCACTGAGCGTTTCATTTAATGACCGCGCGGACGAAACATCTTCATTGTTAAAATACATTTGTCCAGCTCCACATTACCTGGAATCCTGGAATGATGCAGAGCCGGTTGCAGGATCTTACAGCCTTGGTCAGCCTGCTATCAGCATGATTTTCAGCACACGTCAGGCGCAAGTTAGCTTACTGAAATGGGCTGGACTGCCAACTGACTATCACGAATATGTTAAGGCATATTGGAAAAAGAATGTTTACACGCAAGGTGGAACGGGAGATTTCGAAAAATTCTGGATTAAGTCCCTTCATGACGGTGTGTATGACGTGCCTGCAACTACGGCAGCTACGGGAGCAACATTCTCAGGAGATTTGAGTGCAGCAGCAGCAGGAATTGCTAAAAAATATAAAGCTTCTACTTCCGGAATAGAACTTGCCTTGTTCGAAAATGTCGGTCTTGGTAACGGATTTGCAGCAAATAACCCATGGCTTCAGGAGTTACCTGAGCCGGTTACCAAAGCATGCTGGGATAACCACGCATGTGTTTCCCAGAAGACAGCGGCAGATCTTAGCCTTGCACAGGGAGATGTGGTAAAAGTGGATATTAAAGGTAAAGCGGTTGAAGTACCAGTTATCATTCAGCCAGGTCTGGCCAACGGCACAGTTGCTATTGCAATTGGATTTGGTCGTGAAAAAGCAGGAAAATCTGCGAATGGAGTTGGAAAGAATGTTTATCCGCTTGCAGCATTCGCTGACGGTTATCTGACATTCGCTCCTGGTGAAGTAACTGTTTCTAAAACAGGTGATACAAGAGAAATAGCTCAGACTCAGACACACAATACGGTGATGAACCGTAAGTCGGTTCTTCAAGAGACTGTTTTGGCTCATTTCCAGAAAGATCCGATGGCGGGCCGGTTTGTTCCGAAAATCCCGACATCAGATGGCGTAGTAGATGCGACTGATCTGTCTCTTTGGAATGGACATAAATATAAAAACCATTCATGGGGAATGGTCATTGACCTGAACACATGCTTTGGCTGCGGCTCATGCGTGGTTAGCTGCCAGGCTGAAAACAACATTCCGGTTGTAGGACGTCAGGAAGTAATCAATGCGCGTGAAATGCACTGGCTGCGTATCGATCGCTATTACAGCAGTGATGCAGACGTTGAAGATTTGAGAGGATTGGAAATCGCTTCTGAAAATCCGGAAGTTACATTCCAGCCGATGCTTTGCCAGCACTGTAATAATGCGCCATGCGAAACGGTTTGTCCTGTTTTGGCTACTACGCACAGTTCAGAAGGGCTTAATCAAATGACTTACAACCGTTGCGTTGGTACAAGATATTGTGCGAATAACTGCCCATATAAAGTACGTCGTTTCAACTGGTTCAAATATTTTGATAACGAAAACTTTGATTACCACTTCAACAATGATCTTGGTAAAATGGTGATCAACCCTGATGTTACTGTACGTTCGAGGGGAGTTATTGAAAAATGCTCAATGTGTGTTCACAGAATCCAGGAAGCGAAACTGACTGCTAAGAAAGAGAGAAGACGAATCGTAGATGGAGAGGTAAATGTGGCTTGTGCTTCGTCTTGCCCGACCAACGCGATCACTTTCGGAGACATGAACGATCCAGAGAGCAGAATTTCGAAATTGCTTGAAGTTGAGAAGGAAGGCCGCGCATTCCACATGCTGGAAGAGATCAATGTTCGTCCACAAATCTCTTATTTAACCAAGGTTCGTAACAAAGACGCTGCTGCGAAGGCTCCTGAAAAAAAGGAACACGCTTAA
- the smpB gene encoding SsrA-binding protein SmpB: MSEKIVKKVDIKNRKASFEYFFLEEFTTGMVLTGTEIKSIRQGKVNFQDAYCLFMDGELYIRSLHISPYTEGTHYNHDPMRDRKLLITKRERRKLNENLKDQGLTIIPVRLFTSERGLAKLHIALAKGKKLYDKRDSIKEKDMKRETDRMNL; this comes from the coding sequence ATGTCTGAAAAAATAGTTAAAAAAGTAGATATAAAAAACCGCAAGGCCTCCTTCGAATATTTCTTCCTGGAAGAGTTTACGACCGGAATGGTGCTGACCGGAACAGAGATAAAGTCGATCCGGCAAGGCAAAGTGAATTTCCAGGATGCATACTGTCTGTTTATGGACGGAGAGCTTTATATCAGGAGCCTGCACATTTCCCCTTATACGGAAGGGACACATTACAATCACGACCCAATGCGTGACCGTAAATTACTCATTACCAAGAGAGAACGCCGGAAGTTGAATGAGAATCTGAAAGATCAGGGCTTAACGATCATTCCGGTAAGGCTTTTTACCAGCGAGCGCGGGCTGGCGAAGTTGCACATTGCTTTGGCCAAAGGTAAAAAGTTGTACGACAAGCGCGATTCCATCAAAGAAAAGGACATGAAGCGCGAAACGGATCGCATGAATCTTTAG
- a CDS encoding radical SAM protein has protein sequence MRLISHPVLCNYYVTYRCNASCGFCDIWEKPSPYITVENLRENLRDLKKLGVKVIDFTGGEPLLHRQLDVLLKEAKDYGMITTVTSNGLLYPKQAEKLRGLIDMLHFSLDSPDRDEHDKSRNVKCFDKVMESIAIAKSLGERPDIIFTVFENNVNQIRQLWEEVCLPNDLILILNPVFEYNNVGSNLSKETLNELTWWGKQKNIYLNEAFIQLRLDGGNHVEDPVCKAASTTIVISPENKLVLPCYHLGLKDFPIEGNLFDLYHSDEVQKLVALEGKLPACESCAINCYMQPSFAVEMNKYWWKALPSTIKYNRIKGTWKQMVRF, from the coding sequence ATGCGTTTGATTTCCCATCCGGTCCTTTGCAATTACTACGTGACTTATCGCTGCAATGCATCATGTGGTTTCTGCGACATTTGGGAAAAGCCTTCGCCCTACATTACGGTTGAGAATTTAAGAGAAAATTTAAGGGATCTGAAAAAGCTGGGCGTTAAGGTCATCGACTTTACCGGCGGCGAACCACTGCTTCACCGGCAGCTGGATGTGCTCTTAAAAGAAGCCAAAGACTACGGCATGATCACTACGGTGACCAGCAACGGACTACTTTATCCAAAACAAGCGGAAAAGCTCCGTGGCCTCATTGATATGCTCCACTTCTCGCTCGATTCCCCGGACCGCGATGAGCATGATAAATCGAGAAATGTGAAGTGCTTTGATAAGGTGATGGAATCCATAGCGATCGCTAAATCACTAGGCGAACGCCCGGACATTATCTTTACGGTTTTTGAAAATAATGTTAATCAAATCCGGCAGCTTTGGGAAGAAGTTTGTTTACCCAATGATCTGATTCTGATCTTAAACCCTGTTTTTGAATACAACAATGTCGGCTCAAATCTTTCGAAAGAAACATTGAACGAGCTGACATGGTGGGGAAAACAGAAGAACATTTACCTTAACGAAGCATTCATCCAATTGCGGCTCGATGGCGGAAACCACGTCGAAGATCCGGTGTGCAAAGCGGCCAGCACAACTATTGTCATCTCTCCCGAAAACAAGCTCGTTTTGCCCTGTTATCATTTGGGCCTGAAAGATTTTCCTATCGAAGGAAATCTCTTCGATCTCTATCATTCCGACGAAGTCCAAAAGCTCGTAGCATTGGAAGGCAAATTACCGGCATGCGAAAGCTGCGCAATCAATTGCTATATGCAGCCCTCATTTGCCGTGGAAATGAATAAATACTGGTGGAAAGCGCTTCCCAGCACCATTAAGTATAACCGCATTAAAGGGACCTGGAAGCAGATGGTGCGGTTTTAG